From a region of the Canis lupus dingo isolate Sandy chromosome 5, ASM325472v2, whole genome shotgun sequence genome:
- the FBXO39 gene encoding F-box only protein 39, with protein MDEESPPVQPPDQSCWANLPDVCLRRVFWWLGDRDRSRAALVCRKWNQIMYSADLWRYRTITFSGRPSRVHASEFESALWYVKKFGRYLEHLEIKFLNPYNAVLTKKFQVTMRGLLSCLGKSNNRLKSLSIQHLELDRLVWRNSIRSSFIKSLGFFLKKVGKHLDYLNLKGARLTVEQGCVVLTSLSYLRSESVVSQLNIEDFFSHHLAVYSSPQFNKTMTTFRSLVSLTLNYNCISDELLENLCENNAGTLWTMNIKCHIHDPHGQVIWGMSWAKLARHASNLKVNFFFERVMKYERLARILLQEIPIRSISLRSCYFSDPDWSMRPTLTDLLPTFRNTLQKLTFEFNNNHESLDEELHLLVLSCRKLFYFKIWAFLDVKFVERILKSQEEGQCSLRTLKVRIYTNRYETNDEDRTLREIHRKYRKLIDAELNYFVIAYPMM; from the exons ATGGACGAAGAGAGCCCGCCGGTGCAGCCCCCAGACCAGAGCTGCTGGGCCAATCTGCCCGATGTGTGCCTGCGCCGTGTCTTCTGGTGGCTGGGAGACAGGGACCGGTCCAGAGCTGCCCTGGTCTGCAGGAAGTGGAACCAGATTATGTACTCGGCGGACCTGTGGCGTTATAGGACCATCACGTTCAGCGGGAGACCTTCCAGGGTGCATGCTTCTGAATTCGAGTCAGCTCTTTGGTATGTCAAGAAATTTGGTCGTTATCTGGAACACCTTGAGATCAAATTTCTGAACCCCTACAATGCTGTGTTGACCAAGAAGTTCCAGGTCACCATGCGGGGCCTCCTGTCGTGTCTGGGCAAGAGTAACAACCGGCTCAAGTCCCTGTCCATCCAGCACCTGGAGCTGGACCGCCTTGTCTGGAGGAACAGTATCCGGAGCTCCTTCATCAAAAGCCTGGGCTTCTTCTTAAAGAAGGTGGGCAAACACCTGGATTACCTCAACCTCAAGGGGGCCAGGCTGACCGTGGAGCAGGGCTGCGTGGTGCTCACCTCACTGAGCTACTTGCGGAGCGAGAGCGTGGTGTCACAGCTCAACATCGAAGACTTCTTCAGCCACCACCTCGCTGTCTACAGCAGCCCACAGTTCAACAAGACCATGACCACCTTCCGCAGCCTGGTGTCCCTCACGCTCAACTACAACTGCATCTCCGACGAGCTGCTGGAGAACCTGTGTGAGAACAATGCTGGCACCCTCTGGACCATGAACATCAAGTGCCACATCCACGACCCCCATGGGCAGGTCATCTGGGGCATGTCCTGGGCCAAGCTGGCCAGGCACGCCTCCAACCTCAAGGTCAACTTCTTCTTCGAGCGAGTCATGAAGTATGAGCGCCTGGCACGGATCCTCTTGCAGGAGATCCCCATCCGGAGCATCAGTCTGAGGAGCTGCTACTTTAGCGACCCAGACTGGTCCATGAGGCCCACGCTGACAGATCTCCTGCCCACCTTCCGGAACACTCTGCAG AAACTAACATTTGAGTTCAATAACAACCACGAGTCGCTGGACGAGGAGCTGCACCTCCTGGTCTTGTCCTGTCGAAAGCTGTTCTACTTCAAGATCTGGGCTTTTCTTGACGTCAAGTTTGTGGAGCGGATCCTGAAGAGTCAGGAGGAAGGGCAGTGCTCCCTGCGCACTCTCAAG GTGAGAATTTACACAAACCGATACGAGACAAATGACGAGGACAGGACGCTGCGCGAGATCCACAGGAAGTACCGAAAGCTCATCGATGCGGAGCTCAACTACTTCGTCATCGCGTACCCCATGATGTAG